A single window of Danio rerio strain Tuebingen ecotype United States chromosome 15, GRCz12tu, whole genome shotgun sequence DNA harbors:
- the crk gene encoding adapter molecule crk has translation MAGNFDSEDRGSWYWGRLSRQEAVSLLQGQRHGVFLVRDSITIPGDYVLSVSENSKVSHYIINSISSNRQSGPGLAPPRFRIGDQEFDALPALLEFYKIHYLDTTTLIEPISKSKHSSFISVNAGTGGAPPRLEEEYVRALFDFPGNDDEDLPFRKGDVLRVLEKPEEQWWNAQNSEGRVGMIPVPYVEKYRPASPTSGAPGVSVSGSGAHGNSDGHSTQSPPLLGEPGQYAQPTSLPNLQNGPVYARAIQKRVPNAYDKTALALEVGDMVKVTKINVNGQWEGECKGKHGHFPFTHVRLLDQHNPEDELS, from the exons ATGGCCGGAAATTTTGATTCGGAGGACCGAGGGAGCTGGTATTGGGGGAGATTAAGCCGGCAAGAGGCGGTTTCGCTGCTCCAAGGGCAGAGGCATGGAGTGTTCCTGGTGCGGGACTCGATCACTATTCCCGGGGACTACGTGCTGTCTGTGTCGGAGAACTCCAAAGTCTCTCATTACATAATAAACAGCATCAGCAGCAATCGCCAGTCAGGACCAG GGCTTGCTCCTCCTCGGTTCCGGATTGGAGATCAGGAATTTGATGCCTTACCTGCCCTGTTGGAGTTCTACAAAATCCACTACCTGGACACCACCACTCTCATTGAGCCCATTAGCAAATCCAAGCACTCGTCTTTCATCAGCGTCAATGCGGGGACAGGAGGAGCTCCTCCGAGGCTAGAAGAGGAGTACGTCAGAGCTCTCTTCGACTTTCCCGGCAACGACGACGAGGACCTTCCATTTCGAAAGGGTGATGTTCTTCGAGTGCTGGAGAAGCCAGAGGAGCAATGGTGGAATGCTCAGAATTCAGAAGGCCGTGTTGGCATGATCCCTGTGCCCTATGTGGAGAAGTACCGACCTGCCTCACCGACATCAGGTGCACCTGGCGTATCAGTCAGTGGGTCCGGTGCTCACGGCAACTCTGACGGCCACAGCACTCAGTCTCCACCTCTGCTTGGTGAACCGGGCCAATACGCCCAGCCCACATCCTTACCCAATCTACAGAATGGCCCAGTTTATGCCAGGGCGATTCAGAAGAGAGTCCCCAATGCCTATGATAAGACAGCTCTTGCTTTGGAG GTCGGCGACATGGTAAAGGTGACCAAGATCAATGTAAACGGGCAGTGGGAGGGTGAGTGCAAGGGAAAGCATGGCCATTTTCCCTTTACCCACGTCCGCTTGCTGGACCAGCACAATCCAGAGGACGAACTAAGCTGA
- the ywhae1 gene encoding tyrosine 3-monooxygenase/tryptophan 5-monooxygenase activation protein, epsilon polypeptide 1 isoform X1, with protein sequence MGDREDLVYQAKLAEQAERYDEMVDSMKKVAGMDVELTVEERNLLSVAYKNVIGARRASWRIISSIEQKEENKGGEDKLKMIREYRQTVENELKSICNDILDVLDKHLIPAANSGESKVFYYKMKGDYHRYLAEFATGNDRKEAAENSLVAYKAASDIAMTDLQPTHPIRLGLALNFSVFYYEILNSPDRACRLAKAAFDDAIAELDTLSEESYKDSTLIMQLLRDNLTLWTSDMQGDDS encoded by the exons ATGGGTGACCGGGAGGATTTGGTGTACCAAGCCAAACTCGCCGAGCAGGCAGAGAGATATGACG AAATGGTCGACTCCATGAAGAAAGTGGCTGGGATGGATGTTGAGCTAACAGTGGAGGAGAGAAACCTGCTCTCAGTGGCTTACAAGAACGTTATTGGGGCGAGAAGAGCATCCTGGAGGATAATCAGTAGTATTGAGCAGAAAGAGGAGAATAAGGGTGGAGAGGACAAACTGAAAATGATTCGGGAATACAGGCAAACG GTTGAGAATGAGTTGAAATCAATCTGCAATGACATCCTTGATGTATTGGACAAGCATTTAATCCCAGCTGCAAATTCAGGAGAATCCAAGGTCTTCTACTACAAAAT GAAGGGCGATTACCACAGGTATCTCGCTGAGTTTGCCACAGGAAACGACAGGAAGGAGGCTGCAGAAAACAGTTTGGTTGCTTACAAAGCTGCTAGTGATATTGCAATGACAGACCTTCAGCCCACACACCCTATTCGCTTGGGTCTGGCTCTTAACTTCTCTGTATTCTATTATGAAATCCTCAACTCTCCGGACCGTGCGTGCAG gttggcAAAGGCGGCATTTGACGATGCTATCGCTGAACTGGACACATTGAGTGAAGAAAGCTACAAGGACTCGACGCTCATCATGCAATTGTTACGTGATAACCTGACACTATGGACTTCAGATATGCAGGGAGATG ATTCCTAA
- the ywhae1 gene encoding tyrosine 3-monooxygenase/tryptophan 5-monooxygenase activation protein, epsilon polypeptide 1 — MGDREDLVYQAKLAEQAERYDEMVDSMKKVAGMDVELTVEERNLLSVAYKNVIGARRASWRIISSIEQKEENKGGEDKLKMIREYRQTVENELKSICNDILDVLDKHLIPAANSGESKVFYYKMKGDYHRYLAEFATGNDRKEAAENSLVAYKAASDIAMTDLQPTHPIRLGLALNFSVFYYEILNSPDRACRLAKAAFDDAIAELDTLSEESYKDSTLIMQLLRDNLTLWTSDMQGDGEEQNKEALQDVEDENQ; from the exons ATGGGTGACCGGGAGGATTTGGTGTACCAAGCCAAACTCGCCGAGCAGGCAGAGAGATATGACG AAATGGTCGACTCCATGAAGAAAGTGGCTGGGATGGATGTTGAGCTAACAGTGGAGGAGAGAAACCTGCTCTCAGTGGCTTACAAGAACGTTATTGGGGCGAGAAGAGCATCCTGGAGGATAATCAGTAGTATTGAGCAGAAAGAGGAGAATAAGGGTGGAGAGGACAAACTGAAAATGATTCGGGAATACAGGCAAACG GTTGAGAATGAGTTGAAATCAATCTGCAATGACATCCTTGATGTATTGGACAAGCATTTAATCCCAGCTGCAAATTCAGGAGAATCCAAGGTCTTCTACTACAAAAT GAAGGGCGATTACCACAGGTATCTCGCTGAGTTTGCCACAGGAAACGACAGGAAGGAGGCTGCAGAAAACAGTTTGGTTGCTTACAAAGCTGCTAGTGATATTGCAATGACAGACCTTCAGCCCACACACCCTATTCGCTTGGGTCTGGCTCTTAACTTCTCTGTATTCTATTATGAAATCCTCAACTCTCCGGACCGTGCGTGCAG gttggcAAAGGCGGCATTTGACGATGCTATCGCTGAACTGGACACATTGAGTGAAGAAAGCTACAAGGACTCGACGCTCATCATGCAATTGTTACGTGATAACCTGACACTATGGACTTCAGATATGCAGGGAGATG GTGAGGAACAGAATAAAGAGGCGCTGCAAGATGTGGAGGATGAAAACCAATGA